DNA from Arthrobacter sp. FW305-BF8:
AAGGTCGACGCCGGCCATGGCAATGGTGGTGAGCCCGCCGCCGCCGGCCTCGTGCAGCCGTTTCCAAAGCGGGTCCCAGACAACCTCCGGGTTGGCGTCGAGCCCGGTGATGAACGGCGCGATGTCGTGGTCAAGGAGGGCCTTGACGGCCTGCGGCCCAATGGTGGGCGTCCAGGAAAAACCGTGCCCCGCACCGCCGTCGTCCGTAAAAAGGCTGGTGGCGATGATGTGGTTCTCCGGCGCATCAGCACCCCAGCTGCGCCGCAGCGGCACCGTGATCAGGCGCGTGTGGAGTCCCGTGATCTTGGCCGCCATCAGCGGCCGGCCAGTTCGTGGCCCTTGGCCAGGATTGCCTTGAGCTCCACGAGCTGGTCCTCGGTGGGGTCCACCAGCGGGGGCCGGACCGGTCCCACCGCCAGGCCGCTGAGGCGCAGCCCCGCCTTGATCAGGGAGACGCCAAAGCCCGGAGTCTGGTCCCGCAGGCGCACGAGGGGCGCGTAGAAGCCTTCGATCAGGGCCTCGCGGCGGGCCTCGTCGCCGCTGGCGTAGGCGTCGTAGTAGGCAGTGGCTATTTCCGGTGCCATGGCGAAGGCCGCCGAGGAGTACAGCGGGATGCCGAGTCCGCGGTAGGCGCCTTGCGTCAGTTCGGCGGTCAGCAGGCCGTTGAAGAGCAGGAAATCCTTCCGGCCGCTGGCCTTGACGGCGGAGACGATCTCCTGGGCCAGGCCGACGTCGCCGATCCCGTCCTTGAAGCCGATCACCTTGGGGTTGGCGGCCAGCTGTGCAATGGCCTTTGCCGTGAACTTTGCCGTGCCGCGGTGGTACACGATCACCGGGAGGCTGCTCGCGCCCGCCACCGCCTCAATGTAGGCCACCACGCCGTCGGTGGGACCGGACACCAGGTACGGCGGCAGAACCAGCAGCGCGTCCGCGCCCGCCTCCTCGGCCGCGCGGGCTGCGGCGAGCGCGTGGCCCAGGGGACCGCCGGCGCCGGCGATGACCGGCACCTGGCCGTTGACGGTTTCGACGGCGGCCGCCACCACGGTGCGCACCTCGTCAATGCTCAGGGCATGGAATTCGCCGGTGCCGCAGGCCGGGAACACCCCGCCAGGACGGTGCGCCAGGCGCGAGGCGATGTGTTCCTTCAGGACCGCAACGTCCACTGCGCCGTCGGCGCCGAAGGGGGTGACGGGAAAGAAAAGCACGCCGTCGAGGTTCATTTGGTCTCCTGTGGTCCGGGTGTGGCTGATCCTGGGCTGGCTGGTCCTGGGCTGGCTGGTCCTGCGGCGGCGCCGACCAAGGTTTCCCCGGTCCGGGTTTCCCCGGTCCGGGCGAGTTCAGTGCGCCACGTGCGCCGGGGCTCCCAGCCGAGCAGCCGCTTGGCTTTGGCGATGGAAAAGGCGGGACTGGTGCCGGTGAGTCCGGCGGCGTGGCCGGCACTGCCGGGCAGGAACCGGGGCAGAAGCGCGGCCAGCGGTTCGGTGGCCAGTGCGTCGGCGGCCCCGACGAAGAAGGTCTCGCCATTGGGGATGGACTCCATGTTCCGCAGGAGCACATCCAGGAAGTCGGCCACATCCCGGGCATCCACGTAGTTGAAGAGGGCCGGCGCGGACAGGGCGGGGTCGGTGAGGCGTTCGCGGACGGTGTGCCCTTGCTGGGTGGGGGCGCCCTCCCATTCCTCCGGCGAGATGACGTAGCAGGGACGGAAGGCCGCATAGCGGATGCGGTCCCCCTGGGCAGCTGCGAACATCTGCACGGTCTGTTCGGCAATCAGCTTCGACAGCGCGTAGGCGTTCCAGGGGCGGGGCCTCGTGGCCTCGTCCACCGGGAAGGTGTCCGGCAGCCAGCCGGCGGGCGAGCCGTAGCCCAGGACCGTGGGGCTGCTGGCCGTGATGATCTTCCCGATGCCGAGTTCGGTGGCCGCGCTGACCACCGTGAACGCGAGGCGCGTATTCGTGCTGAAAATGACCTCCTCGGGTGCACTGAAAGGCACGGCGATAGCAGCGAGGTGGATGACGGCGTCGGGCGCTGTGCGTTCCAGGAGGCGGAACGCCTCGCCGGGGACCAGCAGGTCCGCCGTTTCCTGTGCGACGCCGGCCGGGAATGTGCCGTCCGGGACAGCGTCCCGGTCCGCCGAGATGACCTCGTGGCCCGCTCCGGCGAGGCCAGCGACGACGCTGCGTCCCAGCCGCCCGGCGCCGCCGGTGACAAGAATTCTGCTCATGGTGTATTCCTGTTCCTGCTGCGTTCAGGCCCGGCCGCGGCGCAGTTCCACGCCCAGGCCAAGCTCACTGATGCGGACGGGAAGTTCGGATTCCAGCGAGGCGTTGCCTGCGATGCCGACAGATACCGAGCGCAAGCCGTCCAGGTAACCGGACGGGCGCCCCAGCGGATCCTCGCCCGGGCCGTTGAAAAGGTCGGAAAGCAGCAGGTTGTCGCCGCCGCCGTGGCCGCCCTCGCCTTTGACGATGGGCACTTCATAGGCGGGCTCCCAGTGGCGCTGGACCACGAGCCGTTCGCCGTTGCGGCGTACGGCGTCGTCCTCCTCAACGGGCGTGGCGGAGGGGTCCACCACCGTCTTCTTGTCGGTGCTGTGGACGACGGCGGCACGCTCCACCACCTCCAGCTCGGCCCTGCCTTCGGTTCCGTTAACGGCAACCCGGTAGCCCTCCCACGGGCTGTGGGCGTTCAGGGAGTAGTTGAGCGTTGCCCCGCCGTCGTAGTCCACCGTGAGCGCCAGGTTGTCCTCAATGGTGATGCCCTCGGTGAAGACGTCCTGGTCCCGGCGGTAGCCGTCGAACTTCTCGTTGTCGAAGTACAGCTCACGCAGCCGCTCGTCCTCGCGGAGGTCCAGTGCGAAGGGGTCCCTGCCCTGGGAGCCGTTCTCCAAGGTGCCATCATCTGTGGTGCCGCGCTCGGGCCGGGCGCCGAGGCCGCGCTCCGCGGCATTTTTGGCGCCATAGAACCGCAGGCCGCCGGAGGCGTAGACCCGCTCGGGAACGTCGTCGATCCACCAGTTGACCAGGTCGAAGTGGTGGGAGGCCTTGTGGATGAGCAGCCCGCCGGAGTTCTGCTTGTCGCGGTGCCAGCGGCGGAAGTAGTCGGCTCCGTGGACCGTGTCCAGGACCCAGCTGAAGTCTACGGACGTGACCTTGCCGATCACGCCGTCCCGGATGACCTGCTTCAGCGCGCTGTTCCGCGGCGAGTAGCGGTAGTTGAAGGTGACCACCACGTTGCGGCCGGTGGCTGCAACGGCTGAGGTGATGCGGCGGCAGCCCTCGGCGTCGATGGTCAGCGGCTTTTCGACGACTACATCGGCACCCGCCTCCAGCGCCTCGACGATGTAGTCCGCGTGGGTGTAGTCGGGGGTGGTGACGATGACGCGGTCGATCGCGTTTGCCCTGATGTATTCGGTCAGGTTGCCGGGGTCGAAGGAGTCGGCCGGCGCCTCGGCGCCGAGTTCCCGGATGAGCCGCTGGTAGTACTCCACGCGGCCCGGATTGGCGTCCGAGAGGGCCACCAGTTCGGCCACATCGGCGTGCTGGCCGAGGATGGCCCGGATGTACATTTCCGAGCGGCCGCCGGTGCCGATCAGGGCGATGCGGGACCGCGTCACCGGTGTTTCCGTTTCAGGCTGTGGCTGCCGGGCGGTGTCGACATTGACCATGGGTGGGCCCCTTTCCAAAGGCGGTAGGCGGGCGGCTTGACGCCCTGCCCACATGAAGGAAGAATCCTGAGAAAGCGT
Protein-coding regions in this window:
- a CDS encoding 5-dehydro-4-deoxyglucarate dehydratase; this encodes MNLDGVLFFPVTPFGADGAVDVAVLKEHIASRLAHRPGGVFPACGTGEFHALSIDEVRTVVAAAVETVNGQVPVIAGAGGPLGHALAAARAAEEAGADALLVLPPYLVSGPTDGVVAYIEAVAGASSLPVIVYHRGTAKFTAKAIAQLAANPKVIGFKDGIGDVGLAQEIVSAVKASGRKDFLLFNGLLTAELTQGAYRGLGIPLYSSAAFAMAPEIATAYYDAYASGDEARREALIEGFYAPLVRLRDQTPGFGVSLIKAGLRLSGLAVGPVRPPLVDPTEDQLVELKAILAKGHELAGR
- a CDS encoding NAD-dependent epimerase/dehydratase family protein → MSRILVTGGAGRLGRSVVAGLAGAGHEVISADRDAVPDGTFPAGVAQETADLLVPGEAFRLLERTAPDAVIHLAAIAVPFSAPEEVIFSTNTRLAFTVVSAATELGIGKIITASSPTVLGYGSPAGWLPDTFPVDEATRPRPWNAYALSKLIAEQTVQMFAAAQGDRIRYAAFRPCYVISPEEWEGAPTQQGHTVRERLTDPALSAPALFNYVDARDVADFLDVLLRNMESIPNGETFFVGAADALATEPLAALLPRFLPGSAGHAAGLTGTSPAFSIAKAKRLLGWEPRRTWRTELARTGETRTGETLVGAAAGPASPGPASPGSATPGPQETK
- a CDS encoding Gfo/Idh/MocA family protein, with translation MVNVDTARQPQPETETPVTRSRIALIGTGGRSEMYIRAILGQHADVAELVALSDANPGRVEYYQRLIRELGAEAPADSFDPGNLTEYIRANAIDRVIVTTPDYTHADYIVEALEAGADVVVEKPLTIDAEGCRRITSAVAATGRNVVVTFNYRYSPRNSALKQVIRDGVIGKVTSVDFSWVLDTVHGADYFRRWHRDKQNSGGLLIHKASHHFDLVNWWIDDVPERVYASGGLRFYGAKNAAERGLGARPERGTTDDGTLENGSQGRDPFALDLREDERLRELYFDNEKFDGYRRDQDVFTEGITIEDNLALTVDYDGGATLNYSLNAHSPWEGYRVAVNGTEGRAELEVVERAAVVHSTDKKTVVDPSATPVEEDDAVRRNGERLVVQRHWEPAYEVPIVKGEGGHGGGDNLLLSDLFNGPGEDPLGRPSGYLDGLRSVSVGIAGNASLESELPVRISELGLGVELRRGRA